The Fibrobacter sp. UWB11 genome includes the window GTCAATAGCTGTCAACGGGAGCGGAATTATGAAATTATCCCACCCGTTCAGTCGAAAATGCCTGCCGTACTTGATGCAAAAAAGCCAGAGGGGGCGCTCGCTTGCCTTGGAAAGCCAAAGCGAGCCAGGTTTCACCTGGAGTGCCGGCCCGTGCGGGCCGTCGAGCGCCATGCCGACAAAGCGGCCTTCTTTGAGCGACTTGAGTAGGTGGCGGACGTTTGTTGCCCCGTGTGTGTCGGAACCGCGCGTGACTTCGTAGTGGAGTTGCTTGGCCGCTTGGGCGAAGAATTCCCCGTCACTAGATTCCGAGACGAG containing:
- a CDS encoding lysophospholipid acyltransferase family protein, with translation MKQPSIKTKLLATLGALWMRSLRIRLRVPEDFRPGILGLWHKDLLASCAAFKDKNVHILVSESSDGEFFAQAAKQLHYEVTRGSDTHGATNVRHLLKSLKEGRFVGMALDGPHGPALQVKPGSLWLSKASERPLWLFCIKYGRHFRLNGWDNFIIPLPLTAIDIEIKYLLPENIQNKETQP